The following are encoded together in the Candidatus Hinthialibacter antarcticus genome:
- a CDS encoding PH domain-containing protein: MDPQLEARIFALERPNKKLLVLYFVRSLAALIGFPLVFVPLYLKYISLRYQIDKEGVGASWGVFHKRQIYLNYSRIQDIHVQRSLVERWLGLGTVEIQTASGSATAELSIVGLEEYDAIRDFLYTKMRGARGLDEDAEDDAPEADGEAVALLREIRDALRDLKDGGGNAHV; this comes from the coding sequence ATGGACCCTCAACTGGAAGCACGGATTTTCGCCCTGGAACGCCCCAATAAGAAACTGCTTGTCTTATATTTCGTCCGCAGTCTGGCGGCGCTGATCGGGTTCCCACTGGTGTTTGTTCCGTTGTATTTGAAATACATCTCACTGCGCTACCAAATCGACAAAGAGGGCGTGGGCGCCTCGTGGGGCGTGTTTCACAAACGCCAAATCTATTTGAACTACTCGCGCATCCAAGACATTCACGTCCAACGCAGCCTGGTCGAGCGCTGGTTGGGGCTGGGCACGGTTGAAATTCAAACCGCATCCGGCAGCGCGACGGCGGAACTCTCCATCGTCGGGCTGGAAGAATACGACGCCATTCGTGATTTTCTCTACACGAAAATGCGCGGCGCGCGCGGTCTCGACGAAGACGCGGAAGACGATGCGCCTGAGGCTGACGGCGAAGCGGTGGCGCTGTTGCGTGAAATTCGCGACGCCTTGCGCGATCTAAAAGACGGGGGAGGCAACGCTCATGTATGA
- a CDS encoding PH domain-containing protein has product MYDGVKDLILDLLSAPKEAPAAPSGPHTTQRTFRASKQFLHYRWLHLALGAIFLGTLFFIITIVLIINEPLIGVLAGASLAALWAMIFISAFFLIRLEYDMRYYIITDRSLRIRKGVLSILEQTLTFANIQNISIEQGPIERIFGISRLVVETAGGGSGVTQQQVQTANYHQAVMDGLDNAEELRDLVRNYLKHIRTNSGLGDPSAPTKRRSGFSANEIDVLREILTEIQTMKPSSGEAPPQHPGPAGA; this is encoded by the coding sequence ATGTATGATGGCGTCAAAGACCTCATTCTCGATCTGTTGAGCGCGCCCAAAGAGGCGCCGGCGGCGCCCTCTGGCCCGCATACCACGCAGCGCACCTTTCGCGCGTCGAAACAGTTTTTGCATTACCGTTGGCTGCACCTCGCCCTCGGCGCGATCTTTCTCGGGACGCTGTTCTTCATCATCACCATTGTGTTGATTATCAACGAACCGCTGATCGGCGTATTGGCGGGCGCGTCGCTCGCTGCGCTGTGGGCGATGATTTTTATCAGCGCGTTTTTCTTGATCCGGCTCGAATACGACATGCGTTATTACATCATCACCGACCGCAGCCTGCGCATCCGCAAGGGCGTGTTGAGTATTTTGGAACAAACCCTGACCTTCGCCAACATTCAAAATATCAGCATCGAACAAGGCCCGATTGAGCGTATCTTCGGCATCTCGCGCCTGGTGGTTGAAACCGCCGGCGGCGGTAGCGGCGTCACCCAACAGCAAGTACAAACCGCCAATTATCACCAAGCGGTGATGGACGGGCTGGATAACGCCGAAGAGTTGCGCGATCTGGTGCGCAACTATCTAAAGCATATCCGCACCAACAGCGGATTAGGCGACCCAAGCGCCCCCACAAAACGCCGTAGCGGCTTTTCGGCCAATGAAATTGACGTGCTGCGCGAAATCCTCACGGAAATTCAAACCATGAAGCCGTCATCCGGCGAGGCCCCGCCGCAACACCCAGGTCCGGCTGGCGCCTGA
- a CDS encoding DUF58 domain-containing protein has protein sequence MPGPILDAAVLSSISHLELHARQAVEGAVSGMHHSHLMGRNVEFSEHRPYNPGDELRHIDWRVFAKTDRFHVKQFEEDTNLRTQILIDLSGSMWFGDTTTKALYSQQMAAAFSYLILHQGDSVGLATFDQKISEYLPPRNRREQWSNILETLVKTEPNAHSSNISGALELMREFVKKRGIFILISDLIEDPERVLQALSVMQKMKQDVIVFHVLSPEELDLPYRGTVDFYGAEGEEDTLRTAPKKLRDGYRRRVESFIETYRNACLEMGADYQLTRTDRPLDQMLREYLQQRMKQMV, from the coding sequence ATGCCGGGACCCATCCTAGACGCAGCGGTTTTATCTTCTATTTCACATCTCGAACTCCACGCCCGCCAGGCGGTGGAGGGCGCTGTGTCGGGTATGCACCACAGCCATCTGATGGGACGCAACGTCGAGTTCAGCGAACACCGCCCCTACAACCCCGGCGACGAACTGCGTCACATCGACTGGCGCGTCTTCGCGAAAACCGACCGCTTCCACGTTAAACAATTTGAAGAAGACACCAACTTGCGCACGCAAATTCTCATCGACCTCAGCGGGTCGATGTGGTTTGGCGATACGACCACCAAGGCGCTCTATTCGCAGCAAATGGCAGCGGCGTTCTCGTACCTGATTCTGCATCAAGGCGACAGCGTCGGTCTCGCAACATTCGACCAGAAAATCAGCGAATACCTGCCGCCGCGCAACCGCCGCGAGCAATGGAGCAACATTCTCGAAACGCTGGTAAAAACCGAACCCAATGCGCACTCCTCCAACATCAGCGGCGCGTTGGAACTGATGCGCGAATTCGTCAAAAAACGCGGCATCTTCATTCTCATTTCCGACCTCATTGAAGATCCCGAGCGGGTGCTGCAAGCGTTATCGGTCATGCAAAAAATGAAACAAGACGTTATCGTGTTTCATGTCTTGTCGCCCGAAGAACTCGACCTGCCTTATCGCGGCACCGTTGATTTTTACGGCGCCGAAGGCGAAGAGGACACCCTGCGCACCGCACCGAAAAAATTGCGAGACGGCTACCGCCGCCGCGTTGAATCCTTTATCGAAACTTATCGCAACGCCTGTCTGGAAATGGGCGCCGATTATCAACTCACGCGCACTGATCGTCCGCTCGACCAGATGCTGCGCGAATATCTCCAACAACGCATGAAACAAATGGTTTAA
- a CDS encoding transglycosylase SLT domain-containing protein, with protein MTLRFTPLVFLFIAINALAQTAQDLDLVKLKNGTLLEGCIVLESNQSVKIENGAGAFAIPKDQVDSVVHAERGESELLLGQQLFQRSQFDRARAFLQQASRVAKWRAKALDLIERLNQEVDRQREKEREEKARKIERLIQQKGIKQALEELKQKNENDDLEFWGGMRGKLHMAMARERMDHLDLRSAERHLVLAADYGVDPATWEKVRQELVQLRTYRLRYGADALAEHRPKAKKKPAKRTEFLASVKRAQSNGEKLPPLEWLEWVDQYAEENQLDPLLVWALIDVESSWRKDVISHKGAQGLMQLMPGTAKDVDVTDPFNPEENIRGGTRYIRFLLDIFNDEDKALAAYNTGPGRVERSGVTGAGQRYIEKVRTRLQKLETRFG; from the coding sequence ATGACGCTTCGATTCACTCCACTCGTTTTTTTATTCATTGCGATTAACGCCCTCGCGCAAACCGCGCAGGACCTCGACTTGGTCAAGCTCAAAAACGGTACGTTGCTTGAAGGCTGCATCGTGTTGGAATCAAACCAGTCGGTCAAAATTGAAAACGGCGCCGGGGCGTTTGCGATCCCCAAAGACCAGGTAGACTCGGTCGTCCACGCCGAACGCGGCGAGAGCGAATTGCTGCTCGGGCAACAACTCTTTCAACGCAGCCAATTCGACCGGGCGCGCGCCTTTCTTCAACAAGCCAGCCGCGTCGCGAAATGGCGCGCCAAAGCGCTTGACCTCATCGAGCGCCTCAACCAGGAAGTCGACCGCCAACGCGAAAAAGAACGGGAAGAAAAGGCGCGCAAGATTGAACGCCTCATTCAACAAAAAGGCATCAAGCAAGCGCTCGAAGAACTCAAACAAAAAAATGAAAATGACGATTTAGAATTCTGGGGCGGGATGCGCGGCAAACTGCACATGGCGATGGCGCGCGAACGCATGGACCACCTCGACCTGCGCAGCGCCGAGCGCCATCTGGTGTTGGCCGCCGACTACGGCGTTGATCCGGCGACATGGGAGAAGGTGCGTCAGGAACTGGTACAGTTGCGCACGTACCGTTTGCGCTACGGCGCCGACGCCCTCGCTGAGCATCGCCCCAAGGCCAAGAAAAAACCCGCAAAGCGCACCGAGTTTCTCGCCTCCGTCAAACGAGCACAATCCAACGGCGAAAAATTACCTCCGCTGGAATGGCTGGAATGGGTGGACCAATACGCAGAGGAAAACCAACTCGATCCACTGTTGGTGTGGGCGCTGATCGACGTGGAATCGTCATGGCGAAAAGACGTGATCTCGCACAAAGGCGCACAAGGGTTGATGCAACTCATGCCCGGCACCGCCAAAGACGTTGACGTCACCGATCCGTTTAATCCAGAAGAAAACATTCGCGGCGGCACACGCTATATCCGTTTCTTATTAGACATCTTCAATGATGAGGACAAAGCGCTGGCGGCCTACAACACCGGGCCGGGCCGGGTTGAACGCAGCGGCGTCACTGGCGCAGGCCAGCGCTATATCGAAAAAGTACGCACCCGCTTACAGAAACTCGAAACGCGGTTCGGGTGA
- a CDS encoding Rrf2 family transcriptional regulator, which yields MKFSKTTDYALRVMIALAKAGEERLSLQVLAKREGIPRKFLEHVVRNLKEAELLKSSPGPKGGYSLREPPALISISRILIASQGPLLSTEHMDGEGLPEHAKEPVVRLRRVMEEIRMFARQRLESITLADLAHVEEAGVDKDVIMYYI from the coding sequence ATGAAATTTTCCAAAACCACTGATTACGCGTTGCGGGTCATGATTGCGCTGGCGAAAGCGGGCGAGGAACGATTGAGCCTGCAAGTATTGGCGAAGCGCGAGGGCATTCCCCGCAAGTTTCTCGAACACGTCGTTCGCAACCTCAAAGAGGCCGAATTGCTGAAAAGCAGCCCCGGCCCCAAAGGCGGCTATTCACTCAGGGAACCGCCCGCGCTGATTTCTATCAGCCGCATATTGATCGCCTCGCAGGGCCCCTTGCTTTCGACCGAACACATGGACGGCGAAGGCTTGCCCGAACACGCCAAAGAGCCGGTCGTGCGCTTACGCCGGGTGATGGAAGAAATCCGCATGTTCGCGCGGCAGCGGTTGGAGTCGATTACCCTCGCTGACCTCGCCCACGTCGAAGAAGCCGGCGTCGACAAAGACGTCATCATGTATTACATCTAA
- the folK gene encoding 2-amino-4-hydroxy-6-hydroxymethyldihydropteridine diphosphokinase: MSNKTTLAYIALGSNLGDREALIDQAIEQIHRDAAILGLRCSPLYETAAVEIGDAPAFINGVIEAQTSLAPEDLLQRLLSIEHTMGRERPADGGHASRTIDLDLLLFGDQIIHTPALQVPHPRMNERRFVLQPLADLCPDLTPPGQQYSIAELLNQTPPDKNSKRVREAKQWAEK, encoded by the coding sequence GTGTCAAATAAAACAACATTGGCTTACATAGCGCTTGGGTCGAATTTGGGCGACCGGGAAGCGCTCATTGATCAGGCCATTGAGCAAATCCATCGGGACGCTGCCATTCTGGGATTGCGATGTTCGCCTCTCTACGAAACCGCTGCGGTTGAAATCGGCGACGCCCCGGCGTTTATCAACGGCGTGATTGAAGCGCAGACATCGCTCGCGCCGGAGGACTTGTTGCAGCGTCTATTATCAATTGAACACACAATGGGGAGAGAACGCCCCGCTGACGGAGGACATGCCTCGCGCACCATTGACCTCGACCTGTTGCTTTTTGGCGACCAGATCATCCATACGCCCGCGCTACAAGTTCCCCATCCGCGCATGAACGAGCGACGCTTTGTCTTGCAACCGCTGGCGGACCTCTGCCCTGATCTCACTCCCCCGGGGCAACAATACAGCATCGCCGAATTGCTCAACCAAACGCCGCCCGACAAAAACAGCAAGCGCGTCCGGGAAGCGAAACAATGGGCGGAGAAATGA
- a CDS encoding glycosyltransferase 87 family protein: MTQTSSPVRGAVGLITLGVLSALGYVYLFRLSLEDLSPRTSQPELITLFLITYFILFGLYLLLITPLVWKPGLDPRHLWFGIAFGLLFRAILLPSDLILENDIYRYLWDGHTQHQGVNPYRYAPSEPETRDYRTDYFQQINYKYVPTIYPPTLQMIFFLSEGVYPGSVVGMKFILLIFDALTIFLLLSLLEALNKPPEWCLIYAWSPLVIKEVANSGHADTVSACLLVGFFLLLAKGKPLCSAAVLAAMTLTKFFGVFLLPLLHRQWNYWTYVFFFAAILFLYAPFLAPGVNPFAGFMAFSNEWQFNAGVYELFSFSFARFGGFEPGAASMLTRRTLFALVLLTAAWQALRLYWRPGLEQTMRSTFIVLGALLLCSPVMNPWYLVWMVPLMCVFPNKSWIALTGLVFLSYTYYYDLSFPWWVKATEFGVFFFLLLDDALPWRRNGAPVALPTLSSR; this comes from the coding sequence ATGACGCAAACATCATCGCCGGTTCGCGGCGCGGTCGGGTTAATTACGCTCGGCGTGTTGAGCGCATTGGGCTACGTCTATCTGTTTCGCTTGTCGCTCGAAGACCTGTCGCCGCGCACCAGCCAGCCGGAACTGATTACGCTTTTTCTGATTACTTATTTCATCTTGTTCGGCCTTTACCTATTGCTGATTACGCCCTTGGTTTGGAAACCGGGCCTCGACCCTCGCCACCTGTGGTTCGGCATCGCCTTCGGGCTGCTATTCCGGGCGATCCTGCTGCCCAGCGATTTGATTTTAGAAAATGATATTTACCGCTATTTGTGGGACGGTCACACGCAACACCAAGGCGTAAACCCCTATCGCTACGCGCCCTCGGAGCCTGAAACCCGCGACTACCGGACAGACTATTTTCAGCAGATCAATTACAAGTACGTCCCGACCATTTATCCGCCGACGTTGCAGATGATTTTCTTTCTATCAGAAGGCGTATATCCCGGCAGCGTCGTCGGCATGAAATTCATCTTGTTAATCTTCGACGCGCTAACGATTTTCTTGTTGCTGTCGTTGCTGGAAGCGCTCAACAAGCCGCCGGAGTGGTGCCTGATTTACGCCTGGTCGCCGCTGGTGATAAAAGAGGTCGCGAACTCCGGCCATGCCGATACGGTCAGCGCGTGTTTATTGGTCGGGTTCTTTCTGCTGCTGGCAAAGGGGAAACCGCTGTGCAGCGCAGCCGTGTTGGCGGCGATGACGCTGACCAAATTCTTCGGCGTGTTTCTCTTGCCGCTATTGCATCGGCAATGGAACTATTGGACGTATGTATTTTTTTTCGCAGCGATTTTATTTCTCTATGCGCCGTTTCTCGCGCCCGGCGTGAACCCATTTGCGGGCTTTATGGCGTTCTCAAATGAATGGCAGTTTAACGCGGGCGTGTATGAGTTGTTCTCATTTTCGTTTGCACGGTTTGGCGGGTTTGAGCCAGGCGCCGCCTCGATGCTTACACGACGAACCCTGTTCGCCTTGGTTCTTCTCACTGCCGCATGGCAGGCGTTGCGTCTCTATTGGCGCCCCGGCCTTGAACAAACGATGCGCTCTACGTTCATTGTGCTCGGTGCGCTACTTCTCTGCTCTCCGGTTATGAACCCCTGGTATCTGGTGTGGATGGTCCCGCTGATGTGTGTGTTCCCAAACAAAAGTTGGATCGCGCTGACCGGGTTGGTCTTTTTATCCTATACCTATTATTACGACCTCAGTTTCCCCTGGTGGGTGAAGGCGACCGAGTTCGGCGTGTTCTTTTTTCTATTGCTCGACGACGCTTTGCCCTGGCGAAGAAATGGTGCGCCTGTAGCCCTGCCGACTCTTAGTAGCCGTTGA
- a CDS encoding interleukin-like EMT inducer domain-containing protein produces MNQTQNRTNELWVFAFTLAAMIALFWWRVWTPFAADRMHFTDDILIKDFATRMGMFRTALSGSLPLWDPYQFGGWPGVANCEAGFFYPFHWLMAPFIGWPETAYLIAQLTVMLHLFIAGMGAYRLSREIGLSPWGAALCAIAFTFCGFHCAHKKHTNMLFALVWFPWLLLWAERWARSPQARSLWPMTLLLALAFLAGHPQAALYMSLLLIARMLYGVWTQTQDAPRTAAVLFKRCLPIAVPFAVGFAIAAAQWFPTLEMIALGERAEAGQFARSTEFSMPPYELIDAVLPEALRNWSQVEVFYWGIIPLLLALFTVLRGNLNAFEKYLLASGLIAIGLSMGEWMFLYDISYVLVPGVAWVRAPSRWIYFASLPVAFFAGAGLDWVRANAARMHDSNEARLFYRVVSGAGALLIIVLLLVVLMNTINAGGGAATDEISQRLLISVIWLAFFAGAFFLLLRLVQTGKCPPTAFAVCIIALAWIDLGVHYRNLDLAPGAGGYPADPLVDEVRSLTWNHRAKVFLGGGGIRNQYHGAAQGFYELDGNSPLTPQINLSLRQDTALVNPDNPNLTLLQMCGVGAIVNDSRRLPLEYEWRLPFLYLSQTPPIRARATRDVFQTDLETQRELLALQSFPYNDVVLVETDDATNAKPVPAQDAVFCKPFLLASASANAVKHGAYLIINGENVFDELVPPDDSAAGYYFAVAHPKTGMIEKKGYFNLMFSISVPGYPEHERMANFIESVPEGRIVFAAVRDNASDHLLAQGLGVFRAIGASVDVRTTFRLAHAVVGVKGAPLGSALEVASATEALVLQSNKKMYISGSKSQQPKPDWIATGTFAEDWYRLFEDIHDTRFAPWKYAGVVPPATETPPIVAPMVVFSSIQPWESLDGDMQVGKAGILIGGVDHSLNKRGYNLVAYNAGAQKVIASENFDLADDLDLNNPQNSYVKDPPAENIRMREFIEDAPDGTYILGALCGEGTDLLLRKTVDLLRENGSQFEYHLEPDSRKHLSHAFVMIKGTTQCSETFQWQGPDSIAFTRYPNGPALTRTDFIQPREQNIPADPVKELFEKTYDPAANDASVAQVWLVDEPTPNRLLASGSSESGGTVLFGEIAYPGWKAYVDGRPQPIQRINYFFRGVKVEAGAHQIELVYQPASFILGAVVSLIAAIATLIWGWLIFRSNRSRDASM; encoded by the coding sequence ATGAACCAGACGCAAAACCGCACAAATGAACTATGGGTGTTCGCCTTCACGCTGGCGGCGATGATCGCGCTGTTTTGGTGGCGGGTGTGGACGCCCTTCGCCGCCGACCGCATGCACTTCACCGACGACATTCTCATCAAAGATTTCGCCACCCGCATGGGCATGTTCCGCACGGCGCTGTCAGGCAGCCTGCCGCTGTGGGACCCCTATCAATTCGGCGGCTGGCCCGGCGTCGCCAATTGCGAGGCGGGTTTTTTCTATCCGTTCCATTGGCTGATGGCGCCGTTCATCGGCTGGCCCGAAACCGCGTACCTGATTGCGCAGCTGACCGTGATGCTGCATCTCTTCATTGCGGGCATGGGCGCCTACCGTCTTTCGCGTGAAATAGGCCTGTCGCCCTGGGGCGCGGCGCTGTGCGCGATTGCGTTTACCTTTTGCGGGTTCCACTGCGCCCATAAAAAACATACGAATATGTTGTTTGCGTTAGTTTGGTTTCCGTGGCTGCTCTTGTGGGCGGAACGCTGGGCGCGTTCGCCGCAGGCACGCTCATTATGGCCGATGACGCTTTTATTGGCGCTGGCATTTTTGGCCGGACACCCACAGGCCGCGCTCTATATGTCGTTGCTCTTAATTGCGCGGATGCTCTACGGCGTCTGGACGCAAACCCAAGACGCGCCGCGCACCGCCGCCGTCTTATTCAAACGCTGCCTGCCCATTGCGGTCCCGTTCGCCGTTGGCTTCGCTATCGCTGCCGCGCAGTGGTTCCCCACGCTTGAAATGATTGCGTTGGGTGAACGCGCCGAGGCGGGGCAATTCGCGCGCAGCACCGAATTTTCCATGCCGCCGTATGAACTGATCGACGCCGTGTTGCCCGAGGCCTTACGCAACTGGTCGCAGGTGGAAGTGTTCTATTGGGGAATCATTCCGCTCCTGTTGGCGCTGTTCACCGTGCTGCGGGGCAACTTGAACGCCTTTGAAAAATATTTGTTGGCGTCTGGATTGATCGCCATTGGCCTTTCGATGGGCGAATGGATGTTTCTCTATGACATCAGTTACGTACTGGTTCCCGGCGTGGCCTGGGTCCGGGCCCCCAGCCGCTGGATCTATTTCGCCAGTTTGCCCGTCGCCTTTTTTGCGGGCGCCGGGCTGGATTGGGTCCGCGCAAATGCTGCGCGTATGCACGACTCCAACGAAGCGCGTCTGTTCTACCGCGTGGTTTCCGGCGCGGGGGCGTTGCTTATTATTGTTCTGTTGCTAGTTGTATTGATGAATACCATTAACGCAGGCGGCGGCGCTGCCACCGATGAAATTTCTCAGCGCCTTTTGATTAGCGTGATCTGGCTGGCGTTTTTCGCTGGAGCGTTTTTCTTGCTGCTGCGTCTCGTCCAAACCGGCAAATGCCCGCCCACCGCGTTCGCGGTCTGCATCATCGCGCTGGCCTGGATCGACCTGGGCGTTCATTACCGCAATCTCGATCTCGCGCCCGGCGCCGGCGGCTATCCGGCTGACCCGCTGGTGGATGAAGTGCGCAGCCTCACCTGGAACCACCGCGCGAAAGTATTTCTCGGCGGCGGCGGTATTCGCAATCAATATCACGGCGCCGCGCAAGGGTTTTATGAACTCGACGGCAACTCGCCGCTGACGCCGCAAATCAACCTGTCGCTGCGGCAAGACACAGCTCTGGTAAATCCTGACAACCCCAACCTCACGTTATTACAAATGTGCGGCGTCGGCGCCATTGTGAACGATTCGCGCCGATTACCGTTAGAGTACGAATGGCGACTGCCGTTTTTATATCTCTCTCAGACGCCGCCCATTCGCGCCCGCGCAACCCGCGATGTGTTCCAAACCGATTTAGAAACGCAGCGCGAACTGTTGGCGCTGCAATCGTTCCCCTACAACGATGTAGTTCTTGTTGAAACGGATGACGCGACAAACGCGAAGCCAGTCCCGGCGCAAGACGCCGTCTTTTGCAAACCGTTTCTGCTCGCCAGCGCGTCCGCCAACGCGGTCAAGCATGGCGCCTATCTCATCATCAACGGCGAGAATGTGTTTGACGAACTGGTCCCGCCGGATGATTCCGCAGCGGGTTATTATTTTGCGGTGGCGCACCCAAAAACCGGCATGATCGAAAAGAAGGGCTATTTCAACTTGATGTTCAGCATCAGCGTGCCCGGTTACCCCGAGCATGAACGGATGGCGAATTTTATCGAATCCGTGCCGGAAGGGCGCATCGTGTTCGCCGCCGTGCGCGATAACGCCAGCGACCATTTACTCGCTCAAGGCCTGGGCGTGTTCCGCGCCATTGGCGCTTCGGTGGATGTACGAACCACGTTTCGCCTCGCTCACGCTGTGGTCGGCGTCAAAGGGGCGCCGCTGGGTTCCGCCCTGGAAGTCGCGTCCGCTACCGAAGCGCTCGTGCTTCAATCCAACAAAAAAATGTATATCAGCGGCAGTAAATCGCAACAGCCCAAGCCCGACTGGATCGCGACAGGCACTTTCGCCGAAGACTGGTACCGGTTATTTGAAGACATCCATGATACGCGTTTTGCTCCCTGGAAATACGCGGGCGTGGTACCTCCGGCCACAGAAACGCCGCCCATTGTCGCGCCGATGGTTGTGTTTTCATCCATCCAACCCTGGGAGTCGCTCGACGGTGACATGCAGGTCGGCAAGGCGGGCATTCTCATCGGCGGCGTTGACCATTCGCTGAACAAACGCGGCTATAACCTGGTCGCCTACAACGCGGGCGCGCAGAAGGTTATTGCCTCAGAGAATTTTGACTTGGCGGATGATCTTGATTTAAATAATCCGCAAAATTCTTACGTCAAAGACCCGCCTGCGGAAAATATCCGTATGCGCGAATTCATCGAGGACGCGCCCGACGGGACGTACATTCTCGGCGCGCTCTGCGGCGAAGGGACGGATTTATTGTTACGGAAAACGGTTGATCTGTTGCGTGAAAATGGCTCGCAGTTTGAATATCATCTCGAACCTGACAGCCGAAAACACCTGTCTCACGCGTTCGTCATGATTAAAGGAACCACGCAATGCTCAGAAACATTTCAATGGCAGGGGCCGGATTCAATCGCCTTCACCCGCTACCCCAACGGCCCGGCGTTGACGCGAACCGACTTCATTCAGCCGCGTGAACAAAACATACCCGCAGACCCGGTCAAAGAATTATTTGAGAAGACCTACGACCCGGCGGCGAACGATGCTTCCGTTGCTCAAGTGTGGCTGGTGGATGAGCCAACCCCCAACCGCCTGCTGGCCTCCGGCAGTTCGGAATCAGGCGGGACGGTTCTATTTGGCGAAATCGCCTATCCCGGTTGGAAGGCGTACGTCGATGGGCGCCCGCAGCCGATTCAACGGATCAATTACTTTTTCCGGGGCGTCAAAGTCGAAGCGGGGGCGCACCAGATCGAACTGGTGTATCAACCCGCGAGTTTTATCTTAGGAGCGGTCGTTTCGTTAATCGCAGCCATCGCGACTCTGATTTGGGGCTGGTTGATTTTTCGGTCGAACAGGTCGCGCGACGCATCAATGTAA